DNA sequence from the Peteryoungia desertarenae genome:
TCCCTCTGCATCGTCCACGCAGACCTCAAGCAGAAAAGCACGCCGTACTGGCCCTTCATCAATCGTCATGCTGCCCCCTGATCTTGCGCGGCTTTGCTCCATGGTCGATCCAGAAACCACAGGAGACCAACGCCGCAAAAGCCCGCCAGAGCCGAAATCATGGCTGTTCCGGCATAGTCGCTGAGGCTGGTCCCAAGTGCAAAGAGAAGCGAAGCCAGACCGCCGCTGATAAAGATGTTCACGGCGATCAGGGAACTGCCAAGGCCTGCACGATCTGCGATCAGGTTTTGCAGGTAGGTGATCGGAATGGCAATGATGCCGGCCGCGCCCAGTGCACTGATCAGCGTCAGCATGTAGACGTCCAGAGGACTGTCTGCCAGTCCCAGAAACACAAGATAGGCGCAATAGATCAAGGCGGCCACGCCCATGGTGATAACCGTTGACGTTCGCACTTCGACCCAGCCCCAGAACAGAATGAAGATGATTTCGAGAAATGCAACGATTCCGACGATCACGCCGACATCCGCCGGTGTTCCGCCAGCCTTGCCGGTGACGATGAGCGGCAGGATCGTGCCATTGGCATGCAGCATAGACGAGATCAACGATATTGCCAGAAGCCGGGGCAAGACATGCCTCGAGCCGATATCACGCACCGAGCGAAAGAAAGAGTGATGCACCCTGCCGGGATCGAGAGCTGGGGGCTTGCGATCGATCCCGAACCAGAACAGCATCAGGCAGACGAAACAGGCAAGGCTTGCTGCGAGGAAGGCCGGCAACATGCTGGGGCCGCCGGCAAGGGCAAAGCCGACAAGGCCCGGCACAAGGACCCATGAGGCAGACAGCACTGCGCGTATCGCCGAGTTGACGGCAATCAGGTCCCGTGCGGACATGCCGCTTGCAACGGCGCGGACATTGGCAAAGATGAGCGAATTGGTTGCGCCGAACACGGGAATGAACAGGAGCGTCGCCACGGCGAAGACCAAGGCTGTCGGCATCAGATAAACCATGCCGAAACCGACAATGCCAAACAAGGCCGCGAGAAGCATGGGAGCGCGGAAGTTGCCAAGACGGTCAGCCACAATGCCAGCCGTCACGCTGGCACTGACATTGATGACCGCAGCCGCAAAGATCAGCAGGGAATAGAGCGCGTCGGACAGGCCCAGTTCCTGGATGCCGATCAGGGACATATAGGGTGACGTTGCGGCTCCGGTGAACCCGAAAAAGAAGATGGCGAGCGCGCTGATCCGGATAGGCTTTTGTTGGTAGACGACCGAAAAGGACGACAACATGGTGCGGCAATCAGGGTTGGGTCATGCAAGCCGGAGCCTGCAGGACCGCATGGCCTTCAGGGGAAGCGACGTGAATAGAGGACGTGTGGTCTATAGCTGAAATCCTTGACAAAGGGATAGCTCGGCTGATGGCGGCGATGGCTCGGCAGGTTCTCGATGTCCTGGTTGATCACGCCATCCGTCAGCGCCATCAGGTTGGGGTTGGCGAGTGGCGCAAGCTCGGGCGAGAGATAGCCGGACTTGACGACAAGCAGCCGCACCCTGGTCGGATCGAGCCCGAGCCGGGTGAAATCCGAAATGTTGTGATAGGGCCGGCGTCGGGCGGCGAGCACCAGCGTGATGCCGCCAATCCTGACGACCGCCTGTTGCTCGGCAGCCGGGCCCGGATCATCGAGGAAGACGACATCCGCCTCCACCTCGACGCAACGGCTTGCCGGATCGAGCGAACCGCCGACCTTGAGCGACACCCGCGCGCCGGCACCGGCTGCGAAACAGCGTTCGACGGCCGGACGATCGGTGATGCCGGCAATCAGGACGTCATCGATCGAGCGGGCCAGAAGCGCTTTGAGCACATCTGCCCGATCACCCACCCCTCCACCGGTCGGATTGTCGCCGGAATCCGCCAGAATGACCGGCCGCGTCTCGGTGCGCTCGGCCATGTCGAGCATGTCCTCAAGCGGTCCCGTAACGGGGCCGAAGCGGAAATCCTCCCGCGCGTCCCAATAGGATTGGGCGATGGCAGCAGCGACCTTTTCCGCCGCCGCCTTGTCCACTGCCGTGACGACGGCGCAGGCCGTGGTGCGCGGCTCGTCGGCCCAGACATAGCCCACCATCAGGTTGGCATCCCAGATGCCGGGGACGGCGTCATGCTCCGGCAGCTTCAGATAGAGGCTTTTCGCAGGCTCGTCCTCGGTCGAGGTTCGCTCGCCGGGCAAAAGAAGCGGCACCTTCGCCCAGGCAATGCCCGGCTTTTCGCCGGTCTTCAGCGCCCGCACCAGCATCGACCAGGCCCGCACCATGGTTTCGCGCACATCGATATGCGGGGCCGTGCGATACCCGGCGAAGATATCCAGCTGGTCAACGATCTTCTGGGTGACATTGCCATGCAGGTCGTAGCTCGCCGCGACGGAGACATCGGGCCCGACAACTGCGCGCGCCGCCGAAATCCAGTCGCCCTCGGCATCATCCATGCCCTCGACATTCATCGCGCCATGCATGGCGAGATAGAGCCCGTCGATCGGCAGTGTAGCCTTCAAGCGCTCAAGGAACTCCGC
Encoded proteins:
- a CDS encoding MFS transporter, whose protein sequence is MLSSFSVVYQQKPIRISALAIFFFGFTGAATSPYMSLIGIQELGLSDALYSLLIFAAAVINVSASVTAGIVADRLGNFRAPMLLAALFGIVGFGMVYLMPTALVFAVATLLFIPVFGATNSLIFANVRAVASGMSARDLIAVNSAIRAVLSASWVLVPGLVGFALAGGPSMLPAFLAASLACFVCLMLFWFGIDRKPPALDPGRVHHSFFRSVRDIGSRHVLPRLLAISLISSMLHANGTILPLIVTGKAGGTPADVGVIVGIVAFLEIIFILFWGWVEVRTSTVITMGVAALIYCAYLVFLGLADSPLDVYMLTLISALGAAGIIAIPITYLQNLIADRAGLGSSLIAVNIFISGGLASLLFALGTSLSDYAGTAMISALAGFCGVGLLWFLDRPWSKAAQDQGAA
- a CDS encoding M81 family metallopeptidase, with the translated sequence MSFRIAVGGIHTECSTSSPVLMQPDDFRVLRGPDLLAHEYFDFLEAEGVEHLPLLHARAVPGGPLARATYEGFKAEFLERLKATLPIDGLYLAMHGAMNVEGMDDAEGDWISAARAVVGPDVSVAASYDLHGNVTQKIVDQLDIFAGYRTAPHIDVRETMVRAWSMLVRALKTGEKPGIAWAKVPLLLPGERTSTEDEPAKSLYLKLPEHDAVPGIWDANLMVGYVWADEPRTTACAVVTAVDKAAAEKVAAAIAQSYWDAREDFRFGPVTGPLEDMLDMAERTETRPVILADSGDNPTGGGVGDRADVLKALLARSIDDVLIAGITDRPAVERCFAAGAGARVSLKVGGSLDPASRCVEVEADVVFLDDPGPAAEQQAVVRIGGITLVLAARRRPYHNISDFTRLGLDPTRVRLLVVKSGYLSPELAPLANPNLMALTDGVINQDIENLPSHRRHQPSYPFVKDFSYRPHVLYSRRFP